One Rhodothermus bifroesti DNA window includes the following coding sequences:
- a CDS encoding SIMPL domain-containing protein, whose protein sequence is MRHVYAALSCMLLSFASQAQVVRLGSEELGVPTITVQGEGLVRVLPDKATVRFAVVTRDANPERARQRNEEAARNALNALRALGIEERNLFLEALTLQPVREYDPQRQRWEERGYEVQRQVRAELTQLDLLPEAVMRVVQQGANRLLGVHYDVSTRAQVQMKALQEAVRNAQDKARQMLAVLGKDVGDPIRIHEQSLEFPRPMWTEAAMLRTTAADATPEAYAAGEIEVRARVEVIFALR, encoded by the coding sequence ATGCGCCATGTCTATGCTGCTTTAAGCTGCATGCTCCTAAGCTTTGCAAGCCAAGCCCAAGTTGTACGCCTTGGTTCTGAAGAACTCGGCGTGCCTACCATCACCGTGCAGGGAGAAGGCCTAGTGCGCGTTTTGCCAGATAAGGCTACGGTGCGTTTTGCCGTGGTCACGCGCGATGCCAATCCGGAGCGGGCGCGGCAACGCAACGAAGAAGCTGCACGTAATGCCCTGAACGCGCTGCGTGCGCTGGGCATTGAGGAACGCAACTTGTTCCTAGAAGCCCTTACCCTGCAACCCGTGCGTGAATACGATCCGCAACGCCAGCGTTGGGAAGAGCGGGGCTATGAGGTGCAGCGACAGGTGCGTGCAGAGCTTACCCAACTGGACCTGCTTCCAGAAGCCGTGATGCGTGTGGTGCAGCAGGGAGCCAATCGCCTATTGGGCGTGCACTACGATGTGTCCACACGGGCCCAAGTGCAAATGAAGGCGCTGCAGGAAGCTGTGCGCAATGCGCAGGACAAAGCTCGCCAGATGCTGGCTGTGCTGGGCAAAGACGTTGGTGATCCTATTCGCATTCACGAGCAAAGCCTGGAATTTCCCCGTCCGATGTGGACAGAGGCTGCAATGCTCCGTACGACAGCAGCTGACGCAACGCCGGAAGCCTATGCTGCTGGCGAGATCGAAGTGCGGGCACGGGTCGAGGTGATTTTTGCCCTTCGTTGA
- a CDS encoding asparagine--tRNA ligase — MQLPFQYIEALPRYVGQSVTLKGWLFNKRSSKGLHFLILRDGTGLVQCVVAQDKVDAASWQAAEAATQECALEVTGVVVQDERQIGGHEVQVCSVRLLSPSENYPITPKPHGIEFLMDHRHLWLRSRRPWAILRIRNRVVWAIHTFFQERGFLQLDAPILTGNAVEGTTTLFEIDYFGEKAYLSQSGQLYAEAMAMAFGKVYTFGPTFRAEKSKTRRHLTEFWMVEPEMAFYDLEMNMALAEELVVHIVQEVLRSCRMELEMLGRDVAALERVQAPFPRLTYTEAVELLRSDETARLIQARIEALKEEQRQLEAEKVENRRRYGQAKQAEKRRIDAREIEINQRLEDIEKELENLPLWEASARHFQWGNDFGNSDETVLTWHFDRPIIVHRFPAAVKAFYMKRDPEDDRLALGMDVLAPEGYGEIIGGGQRADDLAFLEAQLEAHGLPRQAFEWYLDLRRYGSVPHSGFGLGLERTVAWICGVHHVRETIPFPRLLGRLTP, encoded by the coding sequence ATGCAGTTGCCATTTCAATACATCGAAGCGTTGCCGCGCTACGTTGGGCAATCCGTCACGCTCAAAGGCTGGCTCTTTAATAAACGCAGCTCTAAGGGGCTGCATTTTCTGATTCTGCGTGATGGCACAGGGCTGGTGCAATGCGTTGTCGCTCAGGACAAAGTCGACGCTGCTTCCTGGCAAGCTGCTGAAGCCGCGACACAGGAGTGTGCGCTGGAGGTGACAGGCGTAGTCGTGCAGGATGAGCGCCAGATTGGAGGGCACGAGGTGCAGGTGTGCAGCGTACGTCTGCTCAGCCCTTCAGAAAACTATCCCATCACGCCCAAGCCTCATGGTATCGAGTTTTTGATGGACCATCGCCACCTTTGGCTGCGCAGCCGGCGGCCTTGGGCCATTTTGCGCATCCGCAATCGTGTGGTATGGGCCATTCACACGTTCTTTCAGGAGCGCGGCTTTCTGCAGCTCGATGCGCCAATTCTAACGGGCAATGCCGTTGAGGGTACCACGACCTTGTTTGAAATCGACTACTTTGGTGAAAAAGCTTATCTGAGCCAGAGCGGCCAGCTCTATGCCGAAGCGATGGCCATGGCTTTTGGAAAGGTCTACACCTTTGGTCCGACGTTTCGTGCCGAGAAATCCAAAACCCGTCGACACCTGACCGAATTCTGGATGGTTGAGCCGGAAATGGCTTTTTACGATCTGGAAATGAACATGGCGCTGGCCGAAGAGCTGGTCGTGCATATTGTGCAAGAGGTCTTGCGCTCCTGCCGGATGGAGTTGGAAATGCTAGGGCGCGACGTTGCAGCGCTTGAGCGGGTACAGGCGCCGTTTCCACGGCTGACGTATACAGAAGCGGTTGAACTCCTGCGCAGCGACGAAACAGCCCGGCTGATCCAAGCGCGTATCGAGGCCCTTAAGGAAGAGCAGCGCCAGCTTGAAGCTGAAAAAGTCGAAAATCGTCGCCGTTACGGTCAGGCTAAACAAGCTGAAAAGCGCCGCATCGATGCCCGCGAGATCGAAATCAACCAACGGCTCGAAGACATCGAAAAAGAGTTGGAAAACTTGCCGTTGTGGGAAGCGTCTGCCCGCCATTTCCAATGGGGCAACGACTTTGGCAATAGCGACGAGACAGTGCTGACGTGGCACTTCGACCGGCCGATCATTGTGCACCGCTTCCCGGCTGCTGTCAAGGCGTTTTATATGAAGCGCGATCCGGAAGACGACCGATTGGCCCTGGGCATGGACGTTCTGGCTCCCGAAGGCTACGGCGAAATTATTGGCGGCGGTCAACGTGCCGATGACTTAGCTTTCCTAGAAGCGCAGCTTGAAGCGCATGGCCTGCCGCGACAGGCCTTCGAGTGGTACTTAGACCTTCGGCGCTACGGATCGGTACCTCACAGCGGTTTTGGGCTTGGGCTTGAGCGAACAGTAGCCTGGATCTGCGGCGTGCACCACGTGCGCGAAACGATACCCTTCCCGCGTCTGTTAGGCCGCCTGACACCCTGA